A single region of the Mesotoga sp. BH458_6_3_2_1 genome encodes:
- a CDS encoding thymidine kinase: MSGKLTVVVGPMYSGKTSTLLSMVEIYTLGKKRIRVFKPIIDTRYSSNHVVSHSGQMAEAINVYDSSEIEEIVSRENEKLDAIFIDETNFFDQGLLEVVQKMIFAGIDVFCVGLDLSYKHRPFAVTANLMAAADEVIKKKAVCHICGEYSATVTHRISGAIDTEIDVGGMEKYIAVCRDCYIKLNSLNHK, translated from the coding sequence ATGTCGGGCAAACTCACGGTTGTTGTAGGACCAATGTATTCCGGGAAGACTTCGACTCTTCTCTCTATGGTTGAAATCTACACTCTTGGGAAGAAACGCATAAGGGTTTTCAAGCCAATAATTGATACCCGATACTCATCCAATCATGTTGTAAGTCATTCAGGCCAAATGGCGGAAGCGATAAATGTGTATGACTCTTCTGAAATAGAAGAGATCGTCTCGCGGGAAAATGAGAAGCTCGATGCAATATTCATTGACGAGACTAATTTCTTTGATCAGGGTCTGCTAGAAGTGGTACAGAAGATGATTTTCGCTGGGATCGATGTATTTTGCGTGGGACTCGATCTCAGCTACAAACATAGACCGTTTGCTGTAACTGCAAATCTGATGGCTGCAGCAGATGAAGTGATAAAGAAAAAGGCCGTCTGCCATATTTGTGGAGAATATAGTGCAACAGTAACTCACAGGATTTCAGGTGCAATCGATACAGAAATCGATGTTGGGGGAATGGAGAAATACATTGCAGTCTGCAGAGATTGTTACATAAAACTTAATTCATTGAATCACAAATGA
- a CDS encoding KH domain-containing protein, whose protein sequence is MREVLEHILKGIVREPDQITVSETLDENGNTVFEIGAAEEDVGQIIGKDGRTIKSVNVLLNALAGSSKESFILKVVR, encoded by the coding sequence ATGAGGGAAGTACTTGAACACATTCTGAAGGGAATAGTTAGAGAGCCCGATCAGATAACCGTTTCAGAGACACTTGACGAAAACGGGAACACGGTCTTTGAAATTGGTGCCGCAGAAGAAGATGTTGGCCAGATTATTGGAAAGGATGGTAGGACAATCAAGTCAGTCAACGTGCTACTCAACGCTCTTGCAGGCTCATCAAAAGAAAGTTTCATTCTTAAGGTGGTCAGATGA
- the mtnA gene encoding S-methyl-5-thioribose-1-phosphate isomerase → MTLEWKEDRLILIDQRSLPSKEEYVECLTHEDVYLAIKNMVVRGAPAIGASAAFGYLLGAREARTGSEEMFFGHMVSVKKRLSESRPTAVNLFWALDRMERTLNQLRKLERKGLIASLESEALKIASEDIEINKAIGKNGAAIVRDGDGILTHCNAGALATVDYGTALGVMRAAVQQGKKIYVYADETRPYLQGARLTAWELMQSGVDVTLICDNMSGWVMKKRLVDLVLVGADRIAANGDAANKIGTYSVAILAQRHGIPFYIVAPLSTVDLSTPTGDEIPIEERDHREITHLGGYQIAPDNVKCLNPAFDVTPWNLITGIITEKGIARPPYNISLKKMFE, encoded by the coding sequence ATGACGCTTGAATGGAAAGAAGACAGACTGATACTCATCGATCAAAGAAGCCTTCCTTCAAAGGAAGAGTATGTTGAATGCTTAACTCACGAAGACGTATATCTTGCAATCAAAAATATGGTTGTCAGAGGTGCGCCGGCAATAGGTGCAAGTGCAGCATTCGGCTATCTTCTCGGTGCAAGAGAGGCTAGAACTGGTTCTGAAGAGATGTTTTTCGGACACATGGTATCGGTCAAGAAAAGACTTTCAGAGAGCAGACCTACTGCTGTGAATTTATTCTGGGCTCTTGATAGAATGGAAAGGACGCTTAACCAGCTCCGAAAGCTGGAAAGGAAAGGTCTGATTGCGTCTCTCGAAAGCGAAGCACTGAAAATAGCCAGTGAAGACATCGAGATCAACAAGGCAATAGGGAAGAACGGTGCAGCAATTGTGAGAGACGGTGATGGAATACTCACTCACTGTAACGCTGGCGCCCTTGCAACAGTTGACTACGGTACGGCGCTCGGAGTAATGCGTGCTGCTGTTCAACAGGGTAAGAAGATCTACGTTTACGCCGATGAAACACGTCCTTATCTTCAGGGGGCTCGATTGACGGCGTGGGAGCTCATGCAATCGGGAGTCGACGTCACGCTCATCTGTGACAATATGTCTGGTTGGGTAATGAAGAAGCGACTGGTAGATCTAGTGCTAGTGGGAGCGGACAGAATTGCAGCAAATGGTGATGCAGCAAACAAGATAGGGACATATTCAGTGGCGATTCTTGCTCAGAGACATGGAATTCCCTTCTACATAGTTGCTCCTTTAAGTACTGTGGATCTCTCAACTCCTACAGGAGATGAAATCCCCATAGAGGAAAGAGATCACCGCGAGATAACTCACTTAGGAGGCTACCAGATTGCTCCCGACAATGTAAAATGTTTGAACCCCGCTTTTGATGTAACTCCATGGAATTTGATAACCGGAATAATCACGGAAAAGGGAATTGCAAGGCCACCTTACAACATTTCACTCAAGAAAATGTTTGAATAG
- the rpsP gene encoding 30S ribosomal protein S16, producing the protein MVKIRLTRMGRRNRPFYRLVVVDSQKRRDGAYIDSLGFYDPIRDPGIMSVDVDKAVEWIMKGAQPTETARSILAKFGVMKKVHELKFVKEVGEKAE; encoded by the coding sequence ATGGTAAAGATAAGGCTAACAAGAATGGGTAGAAGAAACAGGCCTTTTTACAGGCTTGTTGTAGTCGATTCTCAGAAACGCAGGGACGGAGCATATATTGACTCTCTGGGTTTCTATGATCCTATAAGAGATCCCGGTATCATGAGCGTCGATGTTGATAAGGCAGTGGAATGGATTATGAAGGGGGCTCAACCGACAGAGACTGCAAGATCGATTCTTGCAAAATTCGGAGTTATGAAGAAGGTTCACGAACTGAAGTTTGTCAAGGAAGTTGGAGAGAAAGCAGAGTAA
- a CDS encoding Mrp/NBP35 family ATP-binding protein has protein sequence MEKIRNNVKSIKHKILVMSGKGGVGKSTVAVNLALALADEGFRTGLMDIDLHGPNVARMVGLKKQPEVIENQIFPPEVLPNLKVISISSFVEDDAPVVWRGPMKTTAIYQFLGDVAWGELDFLIIDSPPGTGDEPLTALQTLSDIMALVVTTPQAVAVQDVKRAINLVKTMHRTPLGIVENMSYMKCPNCGEVIKLFGEGGGKDLENLFDIPLLGSLPFDPALVGFSDIGKSIVTHMRGSELEAAYRETVKEIVQRVKL, from the coding sequence ATGGAGAAGATAAGAAACAATGTCAAGTCAATAAAGCACAAAATACTTGTGATGTCAGGAAAAGGAGGAGTGGGTAAATCCACTGTTGCAGTGAATTTAGCGCTGGCTCTTGCCGATGAGGGATTCAGAACTGGTCTCATGGATATTGATCTTCACGGTCCGAATGTGGCGAGAATGGTCGGACTCAAGAAACAACCTGAGGTTATTGAGAATCAGATCTTTCCCCCAGAGGTCCTGCCGAATCTCAAGGTTATAAGCATTTCCAGTTTTGTTGAAGATGATGCCCCGGTAGTATGGAGAGGTCCTATGAAGACTACGGCAATATACCAGTTTCTGGGTGACGTTGCGTGGGGCGAACTCGACTTTCTCATTATTGATTCTCCTCCAGGTACAGGAGACGAGCCGCTAACTGCTCTCCAGACTCTTTCCGACATAATGGCGCTTGTGGTGACGACACCTCAGGCCGTTGCGGTTCAGGACGTGAAAAGAGCGATAAATCTTGTCAAGACCATGCACAGAACGCCTCTCGGCATTGTTGAAAACATGTCATACATGAAATGTCCAAACTGTGGAGAGGTAATAAAGCTGTTTGGAGAGGGTGGAGGAAAGGACCTTGAGAATCTCTTTGATATTCCGCTTCTAGGTTCCCTTCCCTTTGATCCGGCGCTAGTAGGATTTTCGGATATTGGTAAGAGTATAGTGACACACATGAGGGGTTCCGAGCTTGAAGCCGCCTATCGAGAGACTGTGAAAGAGATTGTTCAGAGGGTGAAGCTGTAG
- the glyA gene encoding serine hydroxymethyltransferase — protein sequence MWESLKNSDKQVFDIMVKELERQRNGLELIASENFVSRAVMESMGSVMTNKYAEGYPSKRYYGGCVYVDEVEELARERAKKLFDAGFANVQPHSGSQANMAAYLAVAKPGDTIMGMSLSHGGHLTHGSPVNFSGKLFNVVAYGVDEESELIDYSEVRKLALEARPTVIIAGGSAYSRIIDFRKFREVADEVGAILMVDMAHFAGLVAAGLYPNPLDFAHVVTTTTHKTLRGPRGGMILTNDEGIAKSIDKMVFPGTQGGPLMHVIASKAVSFGEALEDNFKVYQQSILENTRQLAKSLEEKGLRIVSGGTDTHLFLVDLNPINVTGKAAEKSLERADITVNKNTIPKETRSPFVTSGIRIGTPAVTTRGMTEKEMPIIADLMIRVLENIEGEKGEIPESKVEEIGGEVKALTERFPLYSDLIHRSDECV from the coding sequence ATGTGGGAGTCTTTGAAGAATAGTGACAAGCAAGTATTCGATATCATGGTCAAAGAGCTAGAAAGACAGAGAAACGGGCTAGAGTTGATTGCTTCTGAGAACTTCGTTTCCAGGGCAGTCATGGAGTCTATGGGATCTGTCATGACAAACAAGTACGCGGAAGGCTATCCGTCCAAAAGATATTATGGTGGATGTGTCTATGTTGACGAAGTCGAAGAGCTTGCTCGAGAAAGGGCCAAGAAGCTTTTTGATGCTGGATTCGCAAATGTTCAGCCACACTCGGGATCACAGGCAAACATGGCTGCCTATCTGGCGGTTGCCAAGCCTGGCGATACTATAATGGGAATGTCTTTGAGCCACGGAGGACATCTAACTCACGGTTCTCCGGTTAATTTCTCAGGGAAGCTTTTCAATGTTGTAGCATATGGTGTCGACGAGGAGAGCGAGCTCATTGACTATAGTGAAGTTAGAAAGCTTGCCCTCGAAGCTAGACCTACGGTAATTATTGCCGGTGGAAGCGCTTATTCCAGAATAATCGATTTCAGAAAGTTTAGAGAGGTAGCGGATGAAGTAGGCGCGATTCTTATGGTAGACATGGCTCACTTCGCCGGTCTTGTAGCTGCGGGTCTGTACCCCAATCCGCTAGACTTTGCTCACGTAGTAACGACGACAACACACAAGACCCTTAGAGGTCCTCGGGGTGGCATGATTCTTACAAATGATGAAGGGATTGCCAAGTCGATAGACAAGATGGTTTTCCCGGGAACTCAGGGTGGTCCGTTGATGCATGTCATTGCTTCTAAGGCAGTTTCGTTCGGCGAAGCTCTGGAGGATAACTTCAAAGTATACCAGCAGAGCATATTGGAGAACACTCGTCAGTTGGCGAAATCACTTGAAGAGAAAGGATTAAGGATAGTTTCCGGTGGAACAGATACTCACCTTTTCCTTGTAGATCTTAATCCGATAAATGTTACAGGGAAGGCTGCTGAAAAGTCTCTTGAGAGAGCAGACATTACGGTTAACAAGAATACCATTCCAAAGGAGACTAGATCTCCTTTTGTTACCAGTGGAATAAGAATTGGAACTCCCGCCGTCACTACAAGGGGTATGACGGAGAAGGAAATGCCAATTATTGCCGATTTGATGATCCGGGTCCTTGAAAACATAGAAGGTGAAAAGGGCGAGATACCTGAATCAAAAGTGGAAGAGATTGGTGGGGAAGTCAAGGCTTTGACGGAAAGATTCCCCCTTTATTCTGATTTGATACACAGGAGTGATGAGTGTGTTTGA
- the lepB gene encoding signal peptidase I — MSAKMSEKASEKKGSRFLHEVREWGKAILYAVVFGTIIRLFVFETMLVPTGSMIPTINPPARLFVEKVTYEYREPDYGDIVVFWTPYVDIESQKYLRGFDKFMDLFAPAEYRGHVKYVKRLVGKPGDILELRKAPDYTSANPVYQLYVNGDIPPALEEKRYVREGIFYDPMFYFGLAHPDDPSVRISPYYRLYQAYKGLIEYTEYYDTVLGPLGMEEYISQDPATGEVKVRIPEGFRFMMGDNSTNSFDSRYFGFVPEEAIVGSPMLTIWPLSDFGPLKK, encoded by the coding sequence GTGTCTGCCAAAATGTCGGAAAAGGCCTCTGAAAAGAAAGGATCGCGCTTTCTCCACGAAGTTAGAGAGTGGGGAAAGGCGATTCTTTACGCGGTTGTCTTTGGTACGATAATTCGTCTGTTTGTTTTTGAGACGATGTTAGTTCCGACTGGCTCGATGATACCTACAATTAACCCTCCCGCTCGACTATTCGTGGAGAAAGTCACCTATGAATATAGAGAACCGGACTATGGGGATATCGTCGTGTTTTGGACTCCGTATGTGGATATCGAATCGCAGAAGTATCTGCGGGGGTTTGATAAATTCATGGACCTATTCGCCCCTGCCGAGTACAGGGGTCATGTAAAGTACGTCAAACGGCTGGTCGGGAAACCGGGTGACATACTGGAACTAAGAAAAGCTCCAGACTACACTTCCGCTAATCCAGTCTATCAGCTTTACGTCAATGGGGATATCCCTCCTGCGCTGGAAGAAAAGCGATACGTAAGGGAAGGAATATTCTACGATCCGATGTTCTATTTCGGGCTGGCTCATCCCGATGATCCCTCTGTCAGGATTTCGCCGTATTACAGACTTTACCAGGCATACAAGGGGCTAATCGAATATACTGAGTACTATGATACAGTACTGGGACCTCTTGGAATGGAAGAGTATATTAGTCAGGACCCTGCAACCGGGGAAGTCAAAGTCAGGATTCCAGAAGGTTTCAGATTCATGATGGGAGATAACTCCACCAATAGCTTCGACAGCAGGTATTTTGGCTTTGTTCCGGAGGAAGCGATAGTTGGGAGCCCGATGCTTACCATTTGGCCTTTATCGGATTTTGGCCCATTAAAGAAATAA
- a CDS encoding RNA methyltransferase produces the protein MLNNIYLALIHYPVLGRHGNIVSSAVTNLDVHDISRTCRTYNLKGYFVVSNLPAQREIVDNVLNYWLEEFGKEYNPSRSEALTVVKRASYIEDVLEDIEEIEGQKPDLVFTSAKRGRDRLTYEAMRNIIAGGKKPHLLLFGTSWGLPEEIEKMCNYSLEPLRANSDFNHLSVRAAVAIVLDRLIREDTIDVRRD, from the coding sequence ATGTTGAATAACATATATCTTGCTTTGATTCACTACCCGGTTTTGGGAAGACATGGGAATATCGTTTCGAGTGCCGTTACAAATCTCGACGTTCACGATATCTCCCGCACTTGCAGAACTTACAATCTAAAGGGTTATTTTGTGGTAAGCAATCTTCCCGCGCAGAGAGAGATAGTAGATAACGTCCTCAACTACTGGCTTGAGGAGTTTGGAAAAGAGTACAATCCAAGCAGAAGTGAAGCGCTGACGGTTGTTAAGAGGGCATCGTATATTGAAGATGTTCTTGAAGATATAGAAGAGATCGAAGGTCAAAAGCCTGATCTTGTTTTCACTTCTGCTAAAAGGGGAAGAGACAGGCTCACTTACGAAGCCATGAGAAACATTATTGCCGGGGGCAAAAAGCCGCATCTTCTTCTTTTTGGAACTAGCTGGGGCTTACCGGAGGAAATAGAAAAAATGTGCAACTACTCGTTGGAACCACTGAGAGCTAATTCGGATTTCAATCACCTCTCTGTGAGAGCGGCGGTTGCAATAGTATTAGATAGATTAATTCGAGAGGATACAATAGATGTTAGGAGGGATTAA
- the upp gene encoding uracil phosphoribosyltransferase, whose translation MSVFDQLTIVNHPLIQHKLGIMRDDQTGPKEFRELLKEITLLLTYEATRHIPTYEKEITTPLVRMAGQSIEDKKVTVVPILRAGLGMVEGVLSLMPNASVGYIGIYRDPDTIQPVEYYSKLPRIDETTQIFVLDPMLATGVSSSWALKLVKRAGGKQISLMCLIAAPEGVRLIEKNHPDVKVFTAALDERLNDHAYIIPGLGDAGDRLYRTK comes from the coding sequence ATGAGTGTGTTTGATCAGCTTACAATCGTCAATCACCCTCTAATTCAGCACAAGTTGGGAATAATGAGAGATGATCAGACCGGTCCCAAAGAATTCAGGGAACTCCTCAAGGAAATAACCCTGCTCTTGACATATGAGGCGACAAGACACATACCTACTTATGAGAAGGAAATTACTACTCCCCTCGTCAGGATGGCCGGTCAGTCCATCGAAGATAAAAAAGTGACCGTAGTTCCTATTCTTAGAGCCGGCCTCGGCATGGTTGAGGGGGTTCTTTCTCTAATGCCCAATGCTTCAGTTGGCTATATTGGCATATACAGAGATCCCGACACGATTCAGCCCGTTGAATACTATTCAAAGCTCCCCAGGATCGACGAAACTACTCAGATCTTCGTTCTAGATCCGATGCTTGCAACTGGCGTATCGTCCTCTTGGGCTTTGAAGCTGGTAAAGAGAGCCGGAGGGAAGCAGATCTCTTTGATGTGTCTCATCGCAGCTCCCGAAGGTGTGAGACTCATCGAGAAGAACCACCCTGACGTGAAGGTTTTCACTGCAGCTCTTGATGAAAGACTGAATGACCATGCGTATATCATTCCTGGATTAGGAGATGCCGGTGATAGACTCTACAGGACGAAGTAA
- the trmD gene encoding tRNA (guanosine(37)-N1)-methyltransferase TrmD, whose translation MRIDVLTIFPRLFETIFNWGVISRALKSEIIVFEALDIRDFTDDRHRTTDDYPFGGGSGLVMKAEPILRAVASRFTESSRPYIIYPSPQGKVFDNKKALELSKLNHIAFICGRYEGIDERVMSVVDEELSIGDFVLSGGEVPTILMIEAISRFIPGVVGDMESVINDSFFSELLDHPHYTRPREVNGIKVPEVLLSGNHEMIEIQRRVESLRRTIERRPDIFLKHEFDLSDKKALLMLFKELKKDVE comes from the coding sequence ATGAGGATAGATGTTCTAACCATATTCCCACGGCTTTTCGAAACGATTTTCAACTGGGGTGTAATTTCGAGAGCGCTAAAGAGCGAGATAATTGTTTTTGAAGCCTTAGATATTCGAGATTTCACTGATGATCGCCACAGAACTACCGACGACTATCCATTCGGTGGAGGGAGCGGTTTGGTAATGAAGGCTGAGCCGATTCTAAGGGCAGTTGCGAGTCGCTTTACAGAAAGTAGCAGGCCATACATAATCTACCCTTCTCCTCAAGGAAAGGTCTTTGATAACAAAAAAGCTCTTGAACTCAGCAAACTCAATCATATTGCTTTCATCTGTGGCCGTTACGAAGGGATTGATGAAAGGGTTATGAGCGTGGTTGATGAAGAACTCTCGATTGGTGACTTCGTGCTCAGCGGTGGGGAAGTTCCCACCATACTCATGATAGAGGCTATTTCAAGATTCATACCAGGGGTGGTTGGAGACATGGAATCAGTCATTAATGACTCCTTTTTCTCTGAACTCCTTGATCACCCGCATTACACAAGGCCTAGAGAAGTGAATGGAATTAAAGTGCCCGAGGTGCTTCTCAGTGGAAATCACGAGATGATTGAAATTCAAAGAAGAGTTGAGAGTTTGAGGCGGACAATCGAAAGAAGGCCTGACATCTTTTTGAAGCATGAGTTTGATCTCTCTGATAAGAAGGCCTTACTTATGCTCTTCAAGGAGCTGAAAAAGGATGTTGAATAA
- the rimM gene encoding ribosome maturation factor RimM (Essential for efficient processing of 16S rRNA), producing the protein MSDLKDGILENMIPIGRIVKPHGLHGEMKVKVSLEDEDVFRNVGKVLLYNEKTRSHFMASIDGARRATKGWILHFEGINSVAQAERLAGFHLYIEVQILPELSEGEYYYFQVLGCKVFDENRDFIGIVDDIIETGSNDVMVVVKTKKDFSIREELIPMIRDCIIELNFDDKTIIARSLEFEEVKPE; encoded by the coding sequence ATGAGCGATTTGAAAGACGGTATTCTGGAAAACATGATTCCTATCGGGCGGATAGTGAAGCCCCATGGTCTTCACGGCGAAATGAAGGTGAAAGTCTCCCTTGAAGATGAAGATGTCTTCAGGAACGTTGGGAAGGTTCTTCTTTACAACGAAAAAACGCGATCGCATTTCATGGCTTCAATTGACGGAGCCCGTAGAGCAACAAAAGGATGGATCCTGCATTTCGAAGGTATCAATTCGGTGGCTCAGGCAGAAAGACTTGCTGGCTTCCATCTCTACATCGAAGTACAGATATTGCCAGAACTGAGCGAAGGAGAGTATTATTACTTTCAGGTTCTTGGTTGCAAAGTTTTCGATGAGAATAGGGACTTCATTGGTATTGTAGACGATATTATTGAAACCGGTTCGAATGATGTAATGGTTGTTGTCAAAACCAAGAAAGACTTTTCGATCCGAGAAGAACTCATTCCTATGATTAGGGACTGTATTATAGAGCTAAACTTTGATGATAAGACGATTATTGCGAGGTCTTTGGAATTTGAAGAGGTTAAGCCTGAATGA
- the rplS gene encoding 50S ribosomal protein L19 — translation MDQYIRSLENEHLREDLPKMGPGDTVRVSVRIKEGNKERIQAFEGIVMGIRGSGTGKSFTVRRVGAAGVGVERIFPFTSPSLEKIEVLRRGKVRRAKIYYIRDVKGKVKIKEKRD, via the coding sequence ATGGATCAGTACATAAGGTCTCTGGAAAATGAACATTTGAGGGAAGATCTGCCGAAGATGGGTCCGGGCGATACGGTAAGGGTAAGCGTAAGGATCAAAGAGGGTAACAAAGAAAGGATTCAGGCCTTTGAGGGTATTGTTATGGGGATCAGAGGTAGTGGAACCGGAAAGTCTTTCACCGTTAGAAGAGTTGGAGCGGCAGGTGTTGGAGTTGAAAGAATCTTCCCGTTCACAAGCCCGTCTCTAGAGAAGATAGAAGTTCTCAGAAGGGGAAAGGTTAGAAGAGCTAAGATCTACTACATTCGAGATGTGAAGGGTAAGGTAAAGATTAAAGAGAAAAGGGACTGA
- the ffh gene encoding signal recognition particle protein, which produces MFENLQDKLGRAFRLLSGKGRISEKNIEDAVKQVKLSLLEADVNYKVVKEFISGVTEKALGEEVLKSFSPDQQFIKVVRDELINMLGEKNVPLKLSSQPAKIMMVGLQGSGKTTTTAKLGTLLRKEGRKPLLVAADVYRPAAIDQLMQLGKQIDMPVFTGDRKNPVRIVQEAMQQAVKNINDVVILDTAGRLHIDDTMMRELKDIVAAVKPDEILMVVDAMTGQDAVNSAKAFNEALELSGFVVTKLDGDARGGVILSIRHVTGKPVKFIGVSEKPDGIEAFHPDRVAGRILGMGDVLSLIDKLQSNIDEEKAKEMEEKFLKNKFDLEDFLEQLKEVKKLGSIADIMEMIPGAPKDVDLAGSEKSMKRTEAIISSMNAQERRNPKLLNYSRKQRVARGSGTSIQDVNKLLKSYDQMKSMMKQFGRKGKLLKGMKGFPF; this is translated from the coding sequence ATGTTTGAAAATCTCCAGGACAAACTCGGCAGAGCATTCAGATTGCTGAGCGGAAAGGGAAGAATCTCGGAAAAAAACATAGAAGATGCCGTTAAGCAGGTCAAACTATCGCTCTTAGAAGCAGACGTTAACTACAAGGTAGTCAAGGAATTTATTAGCGGTGTAACAGAAAAGGCGCTTGGTGAAGAAGTACTCAAATCTTTTTCACCGGATCAGCAGTTCATAAAAGTTGTGAGAGATGAACTGATAAATATGCTGGGTGAAAAGAACGTTCCACTGAAACTTTCGAGTCAACCTGCCAAGATCATGATGGTTGGATTGCAGGGAAGCGGAAAAACGACAACCACCGCGAAACTTGGTACTCTTTTGAGAAAAGAAGGCCGAAAGCCGCTTCTTGTTGCGGCAGATGTATACAGGCCGGCTGCCATAGATCAGTTGATGCAGCTGGGGAAACAGATAGATATGCCTGTCTTCACGGGTGACAGAAAGAACCCTGTTCGTATTGTACAGGAAGCAATGCAGCAGGCCGTAAAGAACATAAATGATGTCGTGATTCTTGATACTGCAGGAAGACTTCATATTGATGACACTATGATGAGAGAGCTAAAAGACATAGTTGCTGCAGTCAAGCCCGATGAGATTCTCATGGTTGTTGATGCAATGACGGGTCAGGATGCGGTTAACTCTGCAAAGGCGTTTAACGAAGCACTAGAGCTTTCGGGCTTCGTAGTTACAAAACTTGATGGGGATGCCAGAGGTGGAGTTATTCTATCCATAAGACATGTTACGGGAAAGCCAGTGAAATTCATCGGAGTCTCTGAAAAACCCGATGGGATCGAAGCTTTTCATCCTGACAGAGTTGCTGGACGGATACTTGGCATGGGAGATGTGCTGTCTCTTATAGATAAGCTTCAATCTAACATAGACGAGGAAAAGGCGAAAGAGATGGAAGAGAAATTCCTTAAGAACAAGTTTGATCTTGAGGATTTCCTTGAGCAATTGAAAGAAGTAAAGAAACTTGGATCGATCGCAGATATTATGGAAATGATACCCGGTGCACCGAAAGATGTGGATTTGGCCGGGAGCGAAAAAAGTATGAAGCGAACAGAGGCGATTATCAGTTCGATGAATGCACAGGAGAGAAGAAATCCAAAGCTGCTCAATTACTCGAGAAAACAGAGAGTAGCAAGAGGAAGCGGAACGTCAATTCAGGATGTGAATAAGCTCCTGAAATCATATGATCAGATGAAGAGTATGATGAAGCAGTTTGGAAGGAAAGGAAAGCTTCTAAAAGGTATGAAAGGATTTCCATTTTAG
- a CDS encoding carbohydrate kinase produces the protein MEDIEISGSGHNAEIKQTPGGSGFNVANCLSLIGADVLFLSCFGVGDSRKWPFESIPVTSNCSSGIFLFRDSEVIAVEKPSLVSIDEELLELLSGERFDLLYSTLEIGQFAASKAASIESRIKIIDPSPFHEFKGLEGLEKYDFILANDYMSFDRDDRRVIMKASSKGAFYGKKEYLPPRIGKNRFGSGDLFGAIFSLLVTIGASPEEAIEEAVKTSGEYCYQGKSVGQFLLGIRDSLDYVIRS, from the coding sequence TTGGAAGATATCGAGATTTCGGGCAGTGGCCACAACGCCGAGATTAAACAGACTCCGGGGGGGTCGGGTTTCAATGTGGCTAACTGCCTTTCATTGATTGGCGCCGATGTTCTATTTTTGAGCTGTTTTGGCGTCGGTGATTCGCGAAAATGGCCTTTTGAGTCTATTCCGGTCACCTCGAATTGCTCTAGTGGGATCTTCCTCTTTAGAGATTCCGAGGTTATCGCAGTTGAGAAACCTTCATTAGTAAGCATTGATGAGGAATTGCTCGAGCTTCTTTCTGGGGAGAGATTCGATCTCCTGTACAGTACTCTTGAGATTGGCCAATTTGCGGCCTCAAAGGCAGCTTCCATAGAGTCCCGGATTAAGATAATAGATCCTTCCCCCTTTCATGAGTTCAAAGGACTTGAGGGTTTAGAGAAGTACGATTTCATTCTCGCTAATGACTATATGTCATTTGATAGAGACGACAGACGAGTCATTATGAAGGCTTCGTCAAAAGGTGCATTTTACGGAAAGAAGGAGTATTTGCCTCCGAGAATCGGAAAAAATCGCTTTGGCAGCGGAGATCTCTTTGGAGCAATCTTTTCGCTGCTGGTTACGATAGGGGCCTCTCCTGAAGAGGCAATAGAAGAAGCTGTGAAGACAAGTGGAGAATATTGTTATCAAGGAAAATCAGTCGGACAGTTCTTGCTTGGCATTAGGGACAGTCTTGATTATGTGATAAGGAGCTGA